The Primulina tabacum isolate GXHZ01 chromosome 1, ASM2559414v2, whole genome shotgun sequence genome contains the following window.
TTGTTAGACAGATTTGATCgatctaattttttaaaaaatattatttttcgctATAAATATAGACTGGATCGACTTAGTGTAAAAGAAAACATACTCCGTTTTCTTTGTGTATTCTCTTATCATAATTCATAGTCATGTTACAATTCATGACAAACAATACCACTGAAATATCGTTtttgttaataaataattaaatcaatattatattaaatttttttatagctctagttattttatattttgaatcaAAAACATATATTATGCATTAAAAATTACTTTATTTATTATAAGTTTAAAagcatgttttttttatttgattgattaaaAAATAGGTTTTGAGAGTGCAGTTTCGGCAAATTGATAGATTTGgactttattttgtttttattaaagAAATTTACCGCATAAACACTAGAGAAGTTGGGCTGTGCCAAATCTGAAGAGAACCCTATTGAATGGAGAAATCAGTAGCACAAGATCTTGTGGAGTTCTTGAATGCTTCCCCTACAGCTTTTCACGCCGTCGGTAATGTGCTCGATAttcattatttttgttttaatccAAAACCCAAAATATATGACTTGCAGGATGCTGTGATTACCAAAGATTTACTTTTTTTAATCTCGAAAAGCGAATATTTGACAAGATTTTCTCATCGACAAAATTGAGGAGTTATTTGGTTCTGGCTGTAGTGGGTTTATCTTATTTTTACTCATTAGTCATATTTTGGGGTGCGTTGAcggctcttttttttttcctaaatgTTGAAACTCATGATTTTTTGTTTATCAAGGTTGTCTACTTTCATGACTAATATGGAGttgaataataataagattttGGTGTTGTAAATCAATTGTTTTTACTTACGGATGATTTATTCCCTTGTAATTAACGAGTTATTTTATCGTGATTTTATTCATTAGATGAAGCAAAGAAGAGATTGAGAAGCGCAGGGTTTGAGCAAGTATCAGAGAGGGAGGAATGGAAATTACAAGCtggaaagaaatattttttcaccAGGAATTATTCAACTATCGTTGCCTTTGCAATTGGTAAAAAGTATGCATTTTATGATTCCATATGTTTTTTTCCTTTATTGTTTCATGTCAATGATGCTTCTTTCCCACAATTATAGTTTAATTATTATCCTAGGTTACTTTTATTATAAGCTGTGGAAGTTTTGTTGCTATTGACCTTTTCCTCCAGTATAGATTAATTGCCATTGACATTGagaatttttaaagattatttggtgtattaatttttttccgGTCTTTATACAAACATTAATACGAACTACCAAGCTAGtgtgatttatttttgaaatcaaATCCCGGTTGATCTCAAATCACTCTATCCATCACAATAATATCGCGTCATGTTAATTTTTGCCATGGCCCATGTGCGAAGTAGCAAATTACATGTAATATAAATTCTTACATGGATTGAGTGGATGACAGTAAATGATTTTGTGCTATAGATATGTGGCTGGAAATGGAATTTATATAATCGGTGCTCACACTGATAGTccttgcctgaaattaaaaccaGTCTCCAAGGTATTTACTTTCTTGTGTTGTCTGGTTTGCATTTATATTTCCACTGTTCGGTAATTAGGGTTGCAGTTAGAGCTCTAAAATTTTGAATCATGGTCATTTCAGGTATCAAAAGGTGGGTTCTTGGAAGTTGGTGTGCAAACTTATGGTGGCGGTTTATGGCACACATGGTTTGATCGTGACTTGTCTGTTGCTGGAAGAGTAATAATTAGAAAGCAAAAGGATGGCTCAGAAACATACACTCACCAACTTGTCAGAATTGACGAGCCCATTATGCGAATCCCGACTCTGGCGATTCACTTGGATAGGTGCTTCAGCAGGAAATATTCACATTTGATTGGATCCCAGAGTGGGAATGCGTTTGTTCATTATGTTTCCTTTGTATGATAGGGGTGTTAATGATGGATTCAAGGTGAACACTCAGAGTCACTTAGCTCCAATTTTGGCCACATCGGTTAAGGTACTTTTCTAGATGGCTTACTACAAATTAGATACTTTTCGTGGTTCACGTGAAAGATGTAATTAGCCATATCTCTTTGCATTTTTTGTCCGCGGCCGTCTTTGTCTATGTCTTGTGACCATTTTAGTTTATTTCCTGATTTGGAACATCAACGTACAATATTTGCTAGTTTGATAATCCTCTCGACTACCATCGTATGGAAGATTTTGTAAATATCAGGTTATACTATCAAGACAGTTACTATTTGTGAGAATATTACATTCTAAATAATGAACAGGAGGTCATGGTGTAGGGATGAAGCTTTATCCGTTTTAGCACTAATCAAATTATACATGTCAACAAGGGCTAGACATCGCTGAACAGATGAGAATCATAAAGCTGGAAAAAGGCTCGTAATTGTTCTCTTGAAGCtggtttttcttgtgatgaataGGGAGTTGCAGTCGACACTTTCTCAAAGAAGTGAAATGTAATCATCTTGATTGCTGATGTAAACTTGTGGGCATAATGAGATAGAATAAATCAGTTGTGGTTCTTGGAAATTCCTAGTTTAACCTCTTGTCTCGATAGGTGTAAAATAAGCATGTATGGACAAGGTCTCAGGCTGATAAATGTGCAGAAAGAGATCATACAAGGGAGAAATGTCAACATGAAACAGGGACTGGATTTATCACATCATGATACCCCCTTTTAACTTTTGGTTCAAAAATCTGAAGCTCATGCATTATGAATCAGTTCTTCGTTTTTAACTaaatatttttgtttctttGTTATTCTGCCAAGATATGACAGGCCTGATGGAAAATggtataatattaaaaaaatggcTACTTTACTTCATCTTGGTATGATTCTCTTACATATGGTGTCCATAATTCAGGCTGAACTGATTAAATCAACTGCCGAAAATGGTTCTGTTGAAGCTGGATCACTTGTTGGGAAGAAGTTTGAGGATGAAACTAATTCTGGCAATCCAAAGCATCATCTCCCTCTATTACAGGTtctgattatgtcttgtttgaTTGTAGAATCTTTTTGCCTCTTCATCGACTGAATATCATGGCGGAAGTTCAAATTCTTAAATATTGCGGTTACTCCCTGTTTATCTTTATTAAAGATATCTTGAATATATGCTTTGATCGTGATGTTTTGTTTCTTCTTCCACTGTACTGCAGCTGATTGCTGCTCAGGCTGGCTGTGAACCAGATGATATATGTGATTTTGAGTtgcaagcttgtgatactcagCATAGTATAATTGCTGGCGCGCTCAAGGAATTTATTTTCTCCGGAAGGCTTGATAACCTCTGCATGTCATTTTGTTCGCTGAAGGTATATGTATCATGCTCACTTGTTAACTTGAATAACATTATTGTTTTGTTTTATAGAACATTATGCTGATATCTTCAATAAAACAAGGCTTGTGATAAGTATGACACTAGCACAAGCATCAACAAAGTTATTCCAAGGAGGAACAAATTATTCCAGCATTGGATTAATTGATTGGCCATGTTATAAAGTTATTGCATTGTCTTTTTCTTTGTAAGCTTCCATTTTTAACCAGGAACTGCAGTTTTGCAAAAGCGGCCATCTGGTTATATTTGTtttgtttgatttttatttaGGCTCTCATAGATATTTCATCATCTGAAAGCACTCTCGAAAATGAGACCGGAGTAAGAATGGTGGCCTTGTTTGATCACGAGGAGATTGGTTCTAATTCAGCACAAGGAGCTGGATCCCCAGTCATGCTCGATGCTTTATCGCGAATAACTAGTTCTTTCAACTCAGATACAAAGGTAGAATTACATTACACCTTTTCTAGTTTTTAGTCATTACTCTTTCGGCTTGTTTGAATTTCCATTGGCACTGAATAGTTTCTTTACATTATGAAATTAATCTTCTGCAATTCCTGATTCCCTTTGGTTTGcttgaaattttgttttattatttttttcctgCCACTGTTCTTATTGACTGATAATTGTTTTTTCATCTTGTTTCTTAAAAAGTTTCTACCAATCGCTATTCAAAAGAGTTTCTTAGTGTCAGCTGACATGGCTCATGCCTTGCATCCGAATTACATGGTACTTGTTCCCATTGCTCTATCTCAAAGTAGGTATAcaaattctttttattttcacaTTGTTTTACTTTTTTTAATCAGGACCGACACGAAGAAAATCACCAGCCCAAGATGCATGGTGGGCTTGTCATCAAACACAATGCAAACCAAAGATATGCAACTAATGCAGTAACTTCCTTCACATTTCGGGAGATTGCTAACAAGCACAAACTTCCTGTTCAGGTTTGGCAGATTCTACAAACAAATCATATTACTTTGATATTTCCTAGGCGGTGCCAGTGGTGAGCAAACAAATTGAGAATAGTGTGTGCTAACTTACAATTATGATCGTAGTTGAATGTTCACTTGTTTTGAATAATTCTACATCAGATCAAGTCCAACAGTCCTCGTGCCTATATCTCTCTCGAACATTGCACTTGGATAGATGGACTCGGTCCAATGTTAAATATGTGGAACTTGTTTCTTCCTATCGGAAAAACCAAAATTGTCATGCATACTTCTGCCAACAAACTGATTGATGCATTTGTAGCTCTTATATAAGACCCTTTTAATCCAGGATTTTGTAGTCAAGAACGATATGCAATGTGGTTCGACAATTGGTCCCATTTTGGCGAGTGGTGTTGGCATCCGCACCGTTGATGTCGGAGCTCCACAACTGTCGATGCATAGCATTAGAGAAATGTGTGCAGTTGATGATGTAAAGCATTCTTATGAACACTTCAAGGCATTCTTCCAGGAGTTCTCTCTTCTTGATTCAAAACTTGCCGTAGACGATGTCTAGTTCTGTTGAATTTGGATGTTTTTGGTGCTCTTTTTTCACATGTTTGGATATTGGTTTAAACGAGGGCGGTGCGTCTGAGCTGTTTCTTTACCAACTCGCTCGTAATATTGATAAATtaatgaaattcaaataaagatttttagtgaattatttataaattatttccaCCACCATTATTTAAAATCTgattactaaaaatattttttcatcgtACATATACTTATTTCGAGTAAAATACATTCAATTAGATATCGTTCATGTCAATGTTCATGTATGAGCTCAAAAATAAAGACAAGATTTGCAGTTCGCTGACAATTCTTGCATTTCAATCATTATTATTAAGTACATGTTTTTAGGGATGAACATTTtgtcagaactgaatcaaactACTATGTATTGAACaaactgaaatttttttggCAATCTAAATTGACCGACTTTTATGATTTCAGTTTTTTCTAACCTATCCCCTTAAATCCTCGAACTTATTCATCGATTTCTATTAAATATCTTggaattttttaagaaaaatcgGAAGCTGAAAATACGAAAATAGTAAGAattgttttgaaattatttctGAATATAGTTTAAACGATAAatgattttgaaaaataatccaAGAAGACTTCAACGCAAAATTATATATGCTATTACCAAATAACATACACAAAATAAAAAGTTCTACCAAATAGCAACCACAATACATAAACTATTGATACATGAACTCGAAATCCCATGCAAAACCGGTATCACCGTAGCTACCCAAAATATAAATTCCCAAACGATGAAGATCTTACCAAAGTTCATCCGCTCGTATCATTTCGtgacttcttctttttcttcttttttcctTCGTCAGCAGCTACATCATCGACGGCCAATGCATCTTtactcttctttttcttcttttttgcaGTTCCATCTTCACCATTTGCATCATTCTTTTCCTCACGTTCCTCTTGTTCCATCTTTCGTTTctccttctttttcttcttttcaCTCTTAGGCTCGTCTTTAGCATCTCCATTTATAAAAGTGGCAGGCTCGTCCTCTATAAAAGATTGAGGATGAAAAAAGGTTTTATAAGGCATATACGGAAATAATGAAGATCAAAGCAAACACGAGATATTTTCCAAGTCGTTGAAGCACGGACATATGCTACCAAAACTGGCCATTTCTCCTTCCTTTCtatgatcaatttttttttctaacaaGCATCCAGGAACATTCAGAAATTGAAGGCCTGTAGATCTTTATCCATGCAATAAATTGACATTTCATTTGCAAGATATCATCTTTACATAGAGAAGTAGAACTGAATA
Protein-coding sequences here:
- the LOC142551534 gene encoding putative aspartyl aminopeptidase; the protein is MEKSVAQDLVEFLNASPTAFHAVDEAKKRLRSAGFEQVSEREEWKLQAGKKYFFTRNYSTIVAFAIGKKYVAGNGIYIIGAHTDSPCLKLKPVSKVSKGGFLEVGVQTYGGGLWHTWFDRDLSVAGRVIIRKQKDGSETYTHQLVRIDEPIMRIPTLAIHLDRGVNDGFKVNTQSHLAPILATSVKAELIKSTAENGSVEAGSLVGKKFEDETNSGNPKHHLPLLQLIAAQAGCEPDDICDFELQACDTQHSIIAGALKEFIFSGRLDNLCMSFCSLKALIDISSSESTLENETGVRMVALFDHEEIGSNSAQGAGSPVMLDALSRITSSFNSDTKFLPIAIQKSFLVSADMAHALHPNYMDRHEENHQPKMHGGLVIKHNANQRYATNAVTSFTFREIANKHKLPVQDFVVKNDMQCGSTIGPILASGVGIRTVDVGAPQLSMHSIREMCAVDDVKHSYEHFKAFFQEFSLLDSKLAVDDV